The Citrus sinensis cultivar Valencia sweet orange chromosome 4, DVS_A1.0, whole genome shotgun sequence DNA segment GTTTTACCAAGTTCTTGCGCAAGTAACTTTGTCAAGTCCATACCTCCAACCTCAAATCTTCTTGAGGCAATGTGCTGAACAGCACCTTCAATTACTGGAGCAATATCTGGTGATAAAGGAAACAATTTTGCATGTCACTAAGGAGCCAAAGAGTCATGTGGCAACTACATTCAATGGAAAATCACCTTCCACTTCAAATTCAGTAACTGGATAGAATATAAGGCTATAGAGTTACAATTTACCAATGTTatcaaaagagagaaaaatcaaaataggtGACACAGGTAAAATTATCTATAGAGTTAAATATCAACTTGCACAGATTCTAAGGCTATtaaggctccgtttggtacagcttattaaatagagcttataacagtagagcttatagcagtagagcttataccaatagagcttttggacaaaaagtcattggATGTTtgattatcaataaaaaaagcacttttgaaccattaaactgtgtaatattttgtatattatatatttttagaaaagctctctaacctctactcccaaaagctcaaattttgggcttttgctaatagaggtaaattagcttatttaagctaaaaaaactctactaaaaaaataaccaaacactttaaaaatttttaaaaagtacttatacgattaaataagcacttacggctcttaaataagccataccaaacaGGCACTAAGGCTCATGGAATTGGGACACAAAATTCAACTAAAGGCAAGAGAAGCATTGAGAAATAGGTTTTAAGGATAACCAACTTTGTAGTTCGTATTAGGCCTTAGGGTTTTCAATACATATGGACCTCCACACCTAAAACTTGGCTCATGAGTGTAATCTTTTCACTTTACATTAACCTAACTAACTCAATGCTAGTTCTGAGCAAAACTAACTCAGTGCTGGTGTCGCCAtaaagtaatatttttaaacagATCCAATGTTCATTGGAATCAAGAATCAATCACTCCTGATGAAGGTAACTTGCTGGTGATTGATATTTTTGCAAGTCCAAGCAGTTtactacaattttaaaaacttgatGAACCAATAGCGAATCCTTAGTGCACAAATTTAGCATGCAAGAGAGCAATTTTAACAACAATTAAGGCAAATGAATTGAGTAGTTTGTATTGTGGTGAAAAGATTTAAAGCACAAGTGACTAGGCTGATATGACTTGGCAAAAAGATCAAACAATGTTATGCTATCATATTCAAAACTCACTATAACATGCTAATCTTAAACATGTGCACATGCACAAAGTCCaacagattaaaaaaaaaaaagtcattagGCAAGATACATTGGTACACATACCAATTTTCCCATGGCCAATATCAACAGTGCATCCTGAGATTCGTCCAACAGCATAAAGAGACAGTACTGCTTGTTCTGAAGAATAGAACCCCGAGATATTAAATGTTTCAAACATCAATTGCACTAGTTGTTCtctgacagcctgaaaaaagAACAATTTATTAACGTATAGCAGAGAAATACAAAAACCATATCAAACTcacaccattaatctattacAAATACATGAATCCATTGGAATTGACGACCTGCACAACAATTCAAAAGTTAAAACACACAGCAAAGTCTTCATAAGCTGAATGCAACTGACACTATACATTCTGAGCAAACACACCAAGAGTTTTATGCAATAACAAAAATAggtaagaaaaataaataagatcatGGTTGTGGTACACCAGTATTCGGAGGTCTTAGCATTGTTTCACCTACACAACTCATGCTCATGGCTATTTCACCacaattatgaataaaaaataagctGAACAATGGACCTGCCTCCTGAAGCATAGACTCGCATAATTCTAAAGAAATGGGAACAATGTACATTATGTTTCTTAAAAGACTGAAAATGAACACAAACAAGCTGAACAACTAAACTCTTTTCGGCTAACCTTGGGAGAGCAAAGTGGATCCGTGAACAATATCTGCCCTTCATTACCCTCTTCCCATCCAAGCCCAGCGTACAGAACATGATGCAACAAATCCTCCATGGCATCCCAGTCTCTAATAAAGCCTCTCACAACAGGATCCACAGTCACATCCTCTACTAAAGTTGAATTATCAACAGAAGATGACCCATCTTCAAGCACACGCTTCATTTGGCTAGGAATCACCTAATCAATCACATTTCAAAGAAATTAGCAACATAAAACCAAAAGCAACGATTCTGACAGAAGTAACAAGAAAAAGTTTCCAGTCTTTTCCTGCTTGTTTCACTATTTTTCCCAGCAACCAAACAGAAGATGAACCAACTTCATGCATGCGTTTCACATTTCAAAGTAACTACGccgttattttttatttttaagaaaaaaaaaggaatgactttgaaagcaataaaaagGGAAAGTTTCGAAATTTTGCTTGtgagtttctttattttcttgcacAGAGTGTTACCATGGAGGGAGCTTGGTCTGGGATGGCGGGTCCCGCTTTGAGAAGCTTCGAGCCAGCATCCACCACAGCAGCCTCCATTTTGCTGACGGGCAGAGCTCAGTAATCACCAAAATTTGTCAAAACCCTTCACAGAGTATCTAACTATCTATGATAATATGTGTATGGGATCTGCAACTGCAAAACCCCAAATTAGTAGATTCAATTTCTAGGGTCTTGAAATAAATGTTTAGCGGGCTgggtattttgaaaaataacttgTCTCTCAGCTATGGAGTCGGGCTCGGGCACAAGcaaattagttaatttggtttaattttttacacaCAATTTTTAACCttgttttagtttatttaaattttaaatagctttgaacaaaattatgccttaaataattaacattatgtAGTTTGTTAGTTATATCACAGTTTCATAGGCCACAGCATCGtatattaataacattttgCGAGTTAATTTGGCATATGCGAAAGGCAAAggaaaagatattaaaaaaggaaaaaaaacggAACCTTAGATCAATCAAACACCATATCTAGAGGCAAGTATAATCTTGATAATTTCAGTTTCCTTATGTAatcacaaaaatcaaaatttttaataatagataTAGAATAGAAAACTAACATcaattacataattattattattatttctcacaAGATTTTTGACGCTTCAAGATATAAAGGAAATGCGCTATCTCtggaaattaaaatcttttttagcCTAACCATCCTCCTGCAGTCCTACTTGCCATAATACAAAACTTTTCTCTCTACATATACAAACCCGTGCAAAATTTTTAAGACATTCTTCTTTGCATAATCTTTCTATCTTCAAGTTATCCCAAATGCAACACCACGAATTACCCACCAAGGtaacatttattatatatatattatctttTCGGAGTTGGGTATATGCCTTGCAGGCTCTTTACATGTATTTAGTCTTGAATTCTCATTTTAAAACGTATCGATGTCAGcactcaaaaattaaaaattgttaaatgatttattatgttcattattgttttgtttaattcatgtttttaaaaatatttttccaatACTCTCTCTTTGCAGAATTTCACTTTGAAAGTTGATATCAATCACTGCAACGATTG contains these protein-coding regions:
- the LOC102615051 gene encoding actin-related protein 7 isoform X2 encodes the protein MEAAVVDAGSKLLKAGPAIPDQAPSMVIPSQMKRVLEDGSSSVDNSTLVEDVTVDPVVRGFIRDWDAMEDLLHHVLYAGLGWEEGNEGQILFTDPLCSPKAVREQLVQLMFETFNISGFYSSEQAVLSLYAVGRISGCTVDIGHGKIDIAPVIEGAVQHIASRRFEVGGMDLTKLLAQELGKTNPSVNLSLYDVEKLKEQFSCCAEDELAYEKTQKSCEIEQHTLPDGQVIRIGKERYTVGEALFQPSILGLEAHGIVEQLVHTISTVSSENHRQLLENTVLCGGTTSMTGFEDRFQKEAGLCSSAIRPTLVKFTTATRIYAREFDLVFSMDWRCNTR
- the LOC102615051 gene encoding actin-related protein 7 isoform X1, which encodes MEAAVVDAGSKLLKAGPAIPDQAPSMVIPSQMKRVLEDGSSSVDNSTLVEDVTVDPVVRGFIRDWDAMEDLLHHVLYAGLGWEEGNEGQILFTDPLCSPKAVREQLVQLMFETFNISGFYSSEQAVLSLYAVGRISGCTVDIGHGKIDIAPVIEGAVQHIASRRFEVGGMDLTKLLAQELGKTNPSVNLSLYDVEKLKEQFSCCAEDELAYEKTQKSCEIEQHTLPDGQVIRIGKERYTVGEALFQPSILGLEAHGIVEQLVHTISTVSSENHRQLLENTVLCGGTTSMTGFEDRFQKEAGLCSSAIRPTLVKPPEYMPENLTLYSAWIGGAILAKVVFPQNQHITKADYDESGPSVVHRKCF